Proteins from one Sylvia atricapilla isolate bSylAtr1 chromosome 1, bSylAtr1.pri, whole genome shotgun sequence genomic window:
- the FKBP14 gene encoding peptidyl-prolyl cis-trans isomerase FKBP14, with the protein MAAALLLCSALLCAALGCAGAALIPPADVKVEVLHKPFICHRRTKWGDMMLVHYEGFLERDGSMFHSTHKHNNGQPMWFTLGIKEALKGWDRGLKDMCVGEKRKLTIPPALAYGKEGKGKIPPESTLIFNIDLLEIRNGPRSHESFQEMDLNDDWKLSKQEVKIYLKKEFEKHGAVVNDTQHDALVEDIFDKEDEDSDGFISAREFTYKHDEL; encoded by the exons ATGGCGGCGgcgctgctgctgtgctctgccctgctgtgcgCGGCGCTGGGCTGCGCGGGCGCGGCGCTGATCCCCCCCGCAGATGTGAAGGTGGAGGTGCTGCACAAGCCTTTCATCTGCCACAGAAGGACCAAGTGGGGAGACATGATGCTGGTTCACTACGAGGGCTTCTTGGAGAGGGACGGCTCCATGTTTCACTCGAC tcaCAAGCATAACAATGGTCAACCGATGTGGTTTACACTTGGCATAAAGGAAGCTCTCaaaggctgggacagagggtTGAAGGACATGTGTGTGGGAGAGAAACGAAAGCTAACTATCCCACCAGCCCTTGCTtatggaaaagaagggaaag GAAAAATTCCACCTGAGAGCACATTGATTTTCAACATTGACCTTCTAGAAATTAGAAATGGACCGCGGTCTCATGAGTCATTCCAAGAGATGGATCTTAATGATGACTGGAAACTATCCAAGCAAGAG GTGAAAATTTACTTgaagaaagaatttgaaaagCATGGAGCAGTGGTAAATGACACCCAGCATGATGCTTTGGTTGAAGACATCTTTGATAAAGAGGATGAAGACAGTGATGGGTTTATATCTGCAAGGGAATTCACGTACAAGCATGATGAGCTGTAG